The stretch of DNA TTTCGTACGCTTTGCCAGAGCCCAACACATTTTCATTCAATTCTCCCAAAGGAGCTTGTAAAAAATGTAACGGATTAGGCAAAATGTCTGAAATAGATCTTAACAAACTCATCCCAGATGCTAAGCTTTCCATTAAAAAGGGAGGGATTACAGCTCTAGGAGAATACAAAAACACATGGATTTTTCAGCAAATTGAAATTATAGGGAAAAAATATAATTTTACTTTAGAAACGCCTATTCAAAAAATTCCTGAGAAAGCAATAGAGGCTATTTTATATGGTATTCAAGAAGAATTTGAAATCGAATCTAAAACTTTAGGAATCAAACGAAAATACAAGTTAGATTTTGAAGGAGTAGCTCAGTTTATTGAAAGTCAATTTAAAGAAAATAGTTCCGCAAAAATCACCCGTTGGGCAAAAGATTTTATGGAAGAAAAAGTCTGTTCTGAATGTCAAGGAACTCGTTTAAAGAAAGAATCATTGTATTTTAAAATAGATGGTAAAAATATTGGGGAAGCTTCTGGGATGGATCTGGAAAACTTGTGGCAATGGATGCATGATATTGAAGACCGTTTAGAAGATAAGCAACGAACAATTGGAGCAGAAATTTTAAAAGAATTGCGAGAGCGGTTACAATTTCTTTTAGATGTTGGATTAAATTACTTAACCCTTAACCGTTCTTCAAAAACGCTTTCAGGTGGAGAAGCACAACGTATACGACTCGCTACACAAATTGGTTCTCAACTGGTTAATGTTTTATATATTTTAGATGAACCCAGTATTGGATTACATCAACGAGATAACGTAAAACTTATTGAGTCTTTAAAAAACCTTCGAGATATTGGAAACTCTATTTTAGTTGTCGAACATGATAAAGACATGATTGAACAAGCTGATTATGTTGTTGATATAGGACCTGGAGCAGGTAAAAATGGTGGGGAAATTGTTTCAAAAGGAACACCTGATGAAATTTTAAAAACCCATACATTAACGGCTTCTTACCTTAATCATGAACGTAAGATTGATGTTCCTAAAACCCGTCGTAAAGGCCATGGTTTTTCATTAAAATTGAAAGGTGCTACGGGAAATAATTTACAGAATGTAAATTTAGAGCTTCCTTTAGGGAAAATGGTATGTATTACAGGGGTGTCTGGAAGTGGGAAATCTTCTTTGATTAATGGAACACTTTACCCCATCTTAAATAATCATTTTTATAAGAATGGTGTTATGGAAGCACTTCCTTATAAAAAAGTAGACGGGCTGGATCATATTGATAAAGTGATTGATATTGATCAGTCTCCTATTGGAAGAACCCCACGTTCTAATCCTGCTACTTACACAGGTGTTTTTAGTGAAATACGTACTCTTTTTGCTAAAACTCCTGAAGCTAAAATCAGGGGGTATAAAGCTGGACGTTTTTCATTTAATGTAAAAGGAGGACGATGTGAAACCTGTCAAGGTTCTGGAATGCGTGTAATTGAAATGAATTTTTTGCCTGATATTCATGTTCATTGTGAAACCTGTCAAGGAAAACGATTTAATAGAGAAACGTTAGAAGTTCGTTATAAAGAAAAATCCATTTATGATGTTTTAGAAATGACCATTGACGAGGCTGTTCAGTTTTTTGAACCTATTCCTAAAATCTATCGAAAAATTAAAACGTTACAAGATGTTGGTTTAGGGTATATTACATTAGGACAACCTTCTACTACACTTTCAGGTGGAGAAGCACAACGTGTGAAATTAGCAACCGAATTATCTAAAATATCAACAGGAAAAACATTATATATTTTAGATGAGCCTACCACAGGACTTCATTTTGAAGATATTCGAGTACTTTTAGGTGTTTTACAACAATTAGTTGATAAAGGTAATTCCATCGTGATTATTGAACATAATTTAGATGTTATTAAAGTGGCAGATTGGATTATAGATATAGGACCTGATGGCGGTTCAAAAGGAGGTCAAATTATAGCTAAAGGAACACCTGAACAAATTGCCAAAAATAAGAAAAGTATTACAGGAACTTTTCTAAAGAAAGAACTATAGTAGTTCATATAATTAAGGTAAGAATATAAATCTTACCTTAATTTAAAATCAAAAAGATTATTTATACAAATTCAATTTATTTGATTATTCATTTACTACTACCACAAAAGTAATAGGTCTATCAGCAGTAACGCCTTTGTCATCACCGGTTGTATAATCAAAATGAGTATTAGTAATAGTTCTAAAAACAACATTATCCAAAGAATTCCAATTTGTACCAGAACTACCTGAATAAACATTTGCAGCTACTGAGGGAACTTTAGTAAAAGGGTCATTAAATGTTATTCTAAATACACCCGTAGAGATTTTTCGTGAAGTAAATCCTGAACCCCCTAATGTACTTCCATCACTATCAATTAACCCAGAAATTCCTTTAAGAGGTGGAGATTTCAATTGCTTAGTATCCAGCAAACAATCCGACCAAGTTTTATCATTTCTCATATATCGGATACATCCTAAAGAAGTATCATAAAAAATGGTTCCTGCAATATCAGAATTTTTACTTGTTTGTGGATTTTTTATTGTGTTGACATCAGATGATGTAGGTAGAACAATACCCGCACCAGAATTTCCCGTCAAAGAACTGTTAATATCAAGTAAACCTCTAGGATTACTATTGCCTATTCCTACTTGTGCAAAACTAAAATTTAAAATTAATAATAAGTTAAAAAAAACCATCTTCTTCATAATAAGCATTTTTCTTTCGATCATTTTTCTTTCAATTCTTTTGCTCGCTTTCATTTTGTAAACCTAATTATATTAAACATTTATTAATATGCAACATTAATAAAATCTATTCAATACAGCTCTATAAAACAACTCTACAAAAATACTACAAATTTGTAGTGTATTAAAATATAATAACATACACTATTGTGTAGTGACTATAAATTCATAATGATCATCATATATCTTAATTTTTTCAGCAAAAAAACTCACTTTGCATTAGGTTTTTTCATTATTTTTGCCAAAATTAATTGTGTGCACGATGAAAAATTTTATTTACATATTCTTTCTGTACTTTATATGTATTCCTTTATTTGGACAAGAAAAAATCAATATCGATTTAATTGTTGATGATGATAGAGGTTCAGATGATTTTGTTAAACGGTTAAAAAAAGAAACTCGTGATCTATTAGAAAACTCGTATACGATTGATTTTAGAATTAAGCGCTCTGAGAATTCTATTCAAAAAGCAACTGAATTAATTAAACAGTCTTATCAAGATAATTCAGATATTGTTGTTTCTATTGGATTTTTGTCTTCAAGCGCTTTAGCGACACAAATGGGGAATAACTATCCAAAACCTAGTATAGCAGGAATCACTTTACAATATGCAGAAAATGAATCTTCTGGAATTCATAATTATACTTATGTTGAAAGTCCTTTTTCAGTTGAAGAAGATATTAAAACATTTAAAAAGATAGTTGATTTTAAGCGATTGGGTATTTTTGTTGATGCAATTACAGAAAGTGCAATCAAAAACTATTTAAATCAATTCAAGACAGATTTTGAAATAGAATTCATTCCTTTAACTCACAATGTAGACCAAGACCTTCAAAATATTCCTACAGACATAGATGCGGTATATCTATTGCCTTATAATTATAGTACTCCGGAAGCAGAAGAAAAATTGATCCATAAATTAAATGATTTAAAAATACCCACTTTTGCTTTAATAGGTCGTAATGATGTTGAAAAAGGAGCCTTAGCAGGTTTAGCTTCATCAGATTATATTCCTACCTATACAAGACGTATTGCTTTAAATATAATGAAAATTGCTGAAGGGAAAGATCCTAAAGATTTTCCAGTTCATATAACAGGAGTTGAAAATGATTTTGTAATTAATATGGAAACAGCGAAAAAAATTGGGGTTTACCCTAATTTTGAAGTTCTGTCTGAAGCAACTCTTCTTAACATTGGAACTTCTCAGCAAGGAAGAAAATTATCATTAGAAGGAGCAGTGTTAGAAGCATTAGAAAACAATTTAGATTTAAAAATATCACAAGCAGATATCAATGTTCAGGAGGCTGTAGTTCGATCTGCTAAATCAAATTTATACCCTCAACTTTCAGTTAATACTTCTGCAACTTTAATTGATAATACTTCAGCTAACTTACAGCTTGGAACTGTTAGGGATGAGTTATCTTGGATAGGAAATGCACAACTATCACAAGTTGTTTACTCAGAGCCTACTTATGCTAATATTGCCATTCAAAAACTCTTACAAAATGTTAGAGAAGCTTCTTTTGAAACATCTAAACTCGATATTTTCCTAAATGTAAGTACGGCTTATTTAAGATATTTACAAGCTAAAGCCAATCTTGAAATTCAAAAGGAAAATGTTGATGTAACAAAACGAAATTTAGATTTATCAAAAACCAAAGAAAAAATTGGTCATGCTAGTGCAGCTGATGTTTATCGTTTCGAAACATCTTTAGCACAAAATAACATGACTTTAAACGATGCTATTACAAACGTTGAGCAAGCAAAGTTTAGTTTAAATCAATTACTTAATCGTCCTAAAAATGAAGATTTTGTTACAGAAGACGTAACATTATCAAGTAATTTATTATTCATAGCTGATCCACAAATCAACGAACATATAAACAATCAATTTGAAGTTAATAAATTTAGTGATTTTTTAATTGATTATGCTTTTGAACATATTCCGTCTATTGAGCAAGTTAATTTAAATATTCAAGCACAAGAACGTTCTTTAAAATCAAATAGACGTAGTTTATACTTACCTCAAGCAAATGTACAAGGTAATGTAAACCAAACCTTTGGTCGGTTTTTAGATCATGTTCCAACAGAACAATTAAAAGCACAAGGATATGATCCTTATAAAGCAACATGGAACGTAGTGGGAACTATTAGCCTTCCTATCTTTCAAGGATGGGCAAGAAAAGCTGCTATACAACAAGATGAAGCAACTATTGATCAATTGTATTTAACAAAATCAAATACAGAACAAGCATTTGAAACGAATATACGAACTACAATTGAGAATGTTGGGAATTCATATGGAGATGTATTGTTATCACAAAAAGCTGCAGATGCTTCTAAAAAATATTTACAAATCACTCAAGATTTATATCGTGAAGGGGCTACAAACATTACGACCTTATTAGATGCTCAAAACAGTTCTTTAACTGCGAACTTGAATGCGATTAATGCAAGATATCAATTAGTTTTAGATGCTTTAACAGCAGAACGGTATACGGGTCTTGTTTATATGTTAGCATCGGATGAAGAAAAAGAAGAGTTTATACAATTATTTAATGAATACTTACTAGAAAAATAAAAGCTTTAAAATGAAAAATCTAAAAATATACAGCTCAATCTTAACAATAACAACCTTGTTGTTTTCGTGTGGAGAAGAAAAAAAGGAAACAGTTGAAGTGATTCGACCTGTTAAATATGTTGAAATTAAAACTTCAAACTTAATAGGATCTCATACTTACTCTGGTTTAGCCAAAGCTCAAGAAGAGGCTGCTTTAAGTTTTCGTGTATCAGGAACTATAAATAGACGTTTAGCTAAAGTTGGAGATCGTGTTAAAAAAGGGCAAACTTTAATTACGTTAGATCCTACTGATTTTCAAGTAAGTTATACACAATCTGCTGCAACAGAAAAAAGTTCTATTGCACAAATTAAAAATGCAGATGCTAATTTAAAAAGTTCAGAGGCTAACTACCTTGCAGCTAAATCAAACTATATACGTTACGAAAAATTATATGAAACCAATAGTGTCTCATTAAACGAATTTGAGCAATCAAAAGCTAATTATGAAGCGGCTTTATCTTCTTATAATGCAGCTAAATCTCAAGTTGTTGCTGCAAAAGCACAAGCTGCAGCTTCAGGAAGTGCAACTCAATCTGCAGAAAATCAGGTTTCTTATACGCGATTAAAAGCACCTTTTGAAGGAATTATATCAACAGTGAATGTTGAGCAGAATGAATCAGTCTCACAAGGAAGTACCGTTATGGTACTGTCTTCTGAAAAAAATCCTGAAATTGAAGTAGGAATTCCTGAAATTGGAATTGCTCAAGTAAAGAAGGATCAAGAAGTAACGGTACGTTTTTCTGTTATTCCAGATAAAACTTTTATAGGAAAGGTTTTCGAAGTGGGTTATAGTTCTTCTGGATCTACTTACCCTGTAACTATTCGTTTAGTTGAAACGGATGATCGTATACGTCCAGGAATGCCTGCTGATGTGACTTTTGAATTTTCAGATAGTCAAAATGCTACTTCAGCTATCGTAGTTCCACCAGGTTCTGTAGGAGAAGATGATAAAGGAAACTTTGTATATGTTTTAAATAAAAAGGGTGATAGTGGTGACGTTACTGCAAAACGTACTCCTGTAAAGGTTGGTCCTTTGATGGATAAAGGTTTTGAAGTAAAGGAAGGCTTGCAAACGGGGCAGATTATTGCCGCAGCTGGACTTAATGTTTTACGTGATGGAATCGTTGTCAAACTATTTCACGAATCTAAATAATTTATAAATTCCCAGAATATGAATTTAACAGAATTCGCTATTAATAGAAGCCGTGTTGCCATTACAATATTTGTTGTAATTGGTATTATGGGAATTACCATGTACAAAGGCTTACCTCAAGATAGTATGCCTCCCTATACTGTACGTGTTGCTACTGTTGTAGCTCAATTTCCAGGAGCTGGTCCTGAGAGGGTAGAAAATCTAGTTACTGAGAAAATAGAAGAGAAAGTACAAGAAATTCCTGAACTAGATGAATTGAATTCACAATCTCGATCGGGTTTGTCTGTTGTGACCATAACATTGAAAGATGAAGTTGAACCAGGTAAGTTACAAGCTATTTGGGATCGTATTCGACGTAAATTGGATGAAATTCAGTTTCCTAGTGGTGTTCAATATCAATTAAAAGATGATGATATCGGTGTAGTATATGGTATTATGTTAGGACTAACTTCTGAAAATAATACCATAGGTGGAATGGACTATTCCTATGCTTACATGAAAGACTTAGCAGATGATCTTCGAGATGAATTTATTGCGTTAGAAGATGCTGCAAAAGTTGAAATTGGAGGAGATCAAATAGAGCAAATCTTTGTTGAATTTGATAATTCACAATTAGCCAAATACGGTTTAACCGCTTCTCAACTTCAAGGTATAATTGGAAGTACAAATATCCTTTATTCAGGAGGAGAAATGAACGTTGGGGAAGAACGTATTATTGTAGAACCTACTGGAAACTTTGATAAATTAGAAGATTTAAAACGAACCATTATCAAATCAGAAAATGGGCAAGCGCTTTATTTAGAAGATATTGCAACGGTTACTAGAGGTTATCAAACACCTGCTACTCAAATTGTGAAAGTAGATGGTAAGCGAGCGATTTCATTATCCGTCTCATTAAAAGAAAATGCTAATATTGTAAATTTAGGAAACGTTATTGATCAAAAACTAATTGAAATTAATGCTAAACTTCCTTTAGGACTTCAATTAAAACGTTTATCATCACTTGACTATTATGTTGATGGAGAGGTAGATAATTTTGTAAACAATTTAGTTCAGACTATTGTTTTAGTATTGGTTGTGATGCTTATTTTCTTAGGCTTCAGAACCGGATTTATTATTGCTAGTTTAGTCCCAATGGTGATTTTAGCTACTTTCTTAGTTATGGGAACTATAAATGTAGGAATTAATCAGGTATCACTAGCAGCCTTAATTATGGCACTAGGGATGATGGTAGATAATGGCGTGGTAGTTTCTGAAACAATTCTAGTTAAAATTGAAGAAGGAAAATCCAAATATGATGCAGCTGTAGAAGCATGTAATGAATTATTCATTCCTTTGTTAATTTCAACCTTAACGACTTCTGTTGCCTTTCTATCTTTCTATTTGGCAGAATCGGTTATGGGTGATATTGTTGGACCTCTATTTGTTGTAATTTCCATTGCTTTAATTGCCTCTTGGCTTTTATCTCTTACTATGATTACGCTATTGTGTTTCTTTTTCTTAAAAAGTAATGATGGAGAAGATAAAAAACCAACCTTAGTAGATCGAATCATTAACTTCTTAAAAGAGGAGTATAAAAAATTAATCAATATCTGTTTAAGATTCAAAATAGTTACTATTGCAGCTATTTTAGGGGCTTTTGTTGGATCATTATTCCTATTTGGTCTTATACCGTTCATTTTCTTCCCTGATTCTGAACGTAACCTAATAACGGTTGATATTAATTTACCTCAAGGAACTCGAATAGAGAGAACACAAGAAGTTGTAGAAAACATTGAAG from Flavobacteriaceae bacterium UJ101 encodes:
- a CDS encoding putative transporter (Could be a drug efflux pump; Belongs to the resistance-nodulation-cell division (RND) (TC 2.A.6) family.); this translates as MNLTEFAINRSRVAITIFVVIGIMGITMYKGLPQDSMPPYTVRVATVVAQFPGAGPERVENLVTEKIEEKVQEIPELDELNSQSRSGLSVVTITLKDEVEPGKLQAIWDRIRRKLDEIQFPSGVQYQLKDDDIGVVYGIMLGLTSENNTIGGMDYSYAYMKDLADDLRDEFIALEDAAKVEIGGDQIEQIFVEFDNSQLAKYGLTASQLQGIIGSTNILYSGGEMNVGEERIIVEPTGNFDKLEDLKRTIIKSENGQALYLEDIATVTRGYQTPATQIVKVDGKRAISLSVSLKENANIVNLGNVIDQKLIEINAKLPLGLQLKRLSSLDYYVDGEVDNFVNNLVQTIVLVLVVMLIFLGFRTGFIIASLVPMVILATFLVMGTINVGINQVSLAALIMALGMMVDNGVVVSETILVKIEEGKSKYDAAVEACNELFIPLLISTLTTSVAFLSFYLAESVMGDIVGPLFVVISIALIASWLLSLTMITLLCFFFLKSNDGEDKKPTLVDRIINFLKEEYKKLINICLRFKIVTIAAILGAFVGSLFLFGLIPFIFFPDSERNLITVDINLPQGTRIERTQEVVENIEGFLTKDLKLNDSRTRGVIDWSAFIGEGPESYDLGYTADEANSNYAHMLVNTSSGDDNGYVINKIDSFSFEKFPSADIKVKRLGSGGGGTPIEVKVSGKNPEILAKIAEQVKNKLDEQDGTKNVKDDWGPKIKKIVIDIDPITAQNSGITNQDIAISLQTALTGYGTGDFREGDKNITILMRDQNYNNLKVEDLEGINIYSQNSGKNVPLSQVAKISIQWQFAKILRKDLQRSVNISSEITEGGNASKVMSVVRPWLDEQMETEWPDGYFYELGGDAESSADSMGAVAEWLPLSFFIIIMLLIIQFNSVRKTFIVLMTIPLGIIGVILGLLILRSYFGFFAFLGVISLAGIVINNAIVLLDRIDMELENGLPLIEAIKEACLQRFRPILLTTFTTVLGMIPLYTGGGLMWEPLAAAIMVGLLFGTLITLVFVPVMFALLFKNRKTKKVEVTS
- a CDS encoding uvrABC system protein (The UvrABC repair system catalyzes the recognition and processing of DNA lesions. UvrA is an ATPase and a DNA-binding protein. A damage recognition complex composed of 2 UvrA and 2 UvrB subunits scans DNA for abnormalities. When the presence of a lesion has been verified by UvrB, the UvrA molecules dissociate; Belongs to the ABC transporter superfamily. UvrA family; Contains 2 ABC transporter domains.), with the protein product MKKETIQIFGAREHNLKDIDLEIPRKELVVITGLSGSGKSSLAFDTIYAEGQRRYIETFSAYARQFLGGLERPDVDKIDGLSPVIAIEQKTTSKNPRSTVGTITEIYDFLRLLYARASTAYSYNTDEKMVQYSDDQIKELIIREYENKRVLILAPIIRSRKGHYRELFEQINKQGFVKVRTDGKIQEIVKNMKLDRYKTHDIEIVIDQLKINLEENNVKRLEESIRTAMHHGENTMMILDYDSNEVRYFSRNLMCPTTGISYALPEPNTFSFNSPKGACKKCNGLGKMSEIDLNKLIPDAKLSIKKGGITALGEYKNTWIFQQIEIIGKKYNFTLETPIQKIPEKAIEAILYGIQEEFEIESKTLGIKRKYKLDFEGVAQFIESQFKENSSAKITRWAKDFMEEKVCSECQGTRLKKESLYFKIDGKNIGEASGMDLENLWQWMHDIEDRLEDKQRTIGAEILKELRERLQFLLDVGLNYLTLNRSSKTLSGGEAQRIRLATQIGSQLVNVLYILDEPSIGLHQRDNVKLIESLKNLRDIGNSILVVEHDKDMIEQADYVVDIGPGAGKNGGEIVSKGTPDEILKTHTLTASYLNHERKIDVPKTRRKGHGFSLKLKGATGNNLQNVNLELPLGKMVCITGVSGSGKSSLINGTLYPILNNHFYKNGVMEALPYKKVDGLDHIDKVIDIDQSPIGRTPRSNPATYTGVFSEIRTLFAKTPEAKIRGYKAGRFSFNVKGGRCETCQGSGMRVIEMNFLPDIHVHCETCQGKRFNRETLEVRYKEKSIYDVLEMTIDEAVQFFEPIPKIYRKIKTLQDVGLGYITLGQPSTTLSGGEAQRVKLATELSKISTGKTLYILDEPTTGLHFEDIRVLLGVLQQLVDKGNSIVIIEHNLDVIKVADWIIDIGPDGGSKGGQIIAKGTPEQIAKNKKSITGTFLKKEL